From a single Saimiri boliviensis isolate mSaiBol1 chromosome 7, mSaiBol1.pri, whole genome shotgun sequence genomic region:
- the LOC101048480 gene encoding olfactory receptor 9K2, with protein MLGSKPRVYLCILPYTSQQVSTMGDRGASNRSEMTDFVLAGFGVRPELHILLFLLFLFVYAMILLGNVGMMAIIMTDPRLNTPMYFFLGNLSFIDLFYSSVIAPKAMINFWSESKSISFAGCVAQLFLFALFIVTEGFLLAAMAYDRFVAICNPLLYSVQMSTRLCTQLVAGSYFCGCISSVIQTSMTFTLSFCASRAVDHFYCDTRPLQRLSCSDLFIRRMVSFSLSCIIILPTVIVIIVSYMYIVSTVLKIRCTEGRKKAFSTCSSHLGVVSVLYGAVFFMYLTPDRFPELSKVASLCYSLVTPMLNPLIYSLRNKDVQEALKKLLEKKNTVL; from the coding sequence atgCTAGGATCCAAGCCAAGagtttatttgtgtattttgccTTATACCTCTCAGCAGGTTTCTACCATGGGTGACAGGGGAGCAAGCAATCGCTCAGAAATGACTGACTTCGTTCTTGCAGGCTTCGGGGTCCGCCCAGAGCTCCACATTCTCCTCTTCCTgctatttctgtttgtttatgcCATGATCCTTCTAGGGAATGTTGGGATGATGGCCATTATTATGACTGATCCTCGGCTGAACACACCAATGTATTTTTTCCTAGGCAATCTCTCCTTCATTGATCTTTTCTACTCATCTGTTATTGCACCCAAGGCTATGATCAACTTCTGGTCTGAAAGCAAGTCTATCTCCTTTGCAGGCTGTGTGGCCCAGCTCTTTCTCTTTGCCCTCTTCATTGTGACCGAGGGATTTCTCCTGGCGGCCATGGCTTATGACCGCTTCGTTGCCATCTGCAACCCTCTCCTCTACTCTGTTCAAATGTCAACACGTCTCTGTACTCAGTTGGTGGCCGGTTCCTATTTTTGTGGCTGCATTAGCTCAGTTATTCAGACCAGCATGACATTTACTCTGTCTTTTTGTGCTTCTCGGGCTGTTGACCACTTTTACTGTGATACTCGCCCACTTCAGAGACTGTCTTGTTCTGATCTCTTTATCCGTAGAATGGTATCCTTTTCCTTATCATGTATTATTATCTTGCCTACTGTCATAGTCATTATTGTATCTTACATGTATATTGTGTCCACAGTTCTAAAGATACGCTGTACTGAGGGGCGTAAGAAGGCCTTCTCCACCTGTAGCTCTCACCTGGGAGTCGTGAGTGTGCTGTATGGTGCTGTCTTTTTTATGTATCTCACTCCTGACAGATTTCCTGAGCTGAGTAAAGTGGCATCCTTATGTTATTCCCTGGTCACTCCCATGCTGAATCCTTTGATTTACTCTCTGAGAAACAAAGATGTCCAAGAAGCTCTAAAAAAACttctagagaagaaaaatactgttctttga